From a single Buchnera aphidicola (Aphis craccivora) genomic region:
- a CDS encoding OmpA family protein produces the protein MKKRALTILVLLVSLVSSVQSKSSDGWYLGAKVGWSNFNLLKYKEIQSLTNDQNTNAPVFGLFLGYEFNPYFGLEIESDTTGVSPHLMFQKSKENMQANHVQISTKLSYPITDDFRLYTRLGGMMFWENLTSKSNLKDILSKRSLLFPSVSLGAEYIFNDEFITRFDYTWKSSIEKIMNLSKPTLGDAVVSFAWKFGKSNINDMFTSYSPETSNKQYVALNENINFPFNSTELRPISYDKLKKIDNEINNIKSKNIYITLSGHTDRIGNKEYNQKLSEDRAYSIKNYFTSHGISENQINVQGMGNQYPLTDQVCKNIESRPLLISCLAPDRRVEIEVSADQ, from the coding sequence ATGAAAAAAAGAGCTCTTACTATTCTAGTTTTATTGGTAAGCTTAGTCAGTAGTGTGCAGTCAAAAAGTAGTGATGGATGGTATTTAGGTGCTAAAGTTGGATGGTCTAATTTTAATCTTTTAAAATATAAAGAAATCCAATCTTTAACTAATGATCAAAATACAAATGCTCCTGTTTTTGGGTTATTTTTAGGATATGAATTTAATCCGTATTTTGGTTTGGAAATAGAAAGTGACACAACTGGAGTTTCCCCTCATTTAATGTTTCAAAAATCTAAAGAAAATATGCAAGCTAATCACGTGCAAATTTCAACAAAATTATCATATCCTATTACAGATGATTTCCGACTATATACTCGATTAGGAGGAATGATGTTTTGGGAAAATTTAACTTCTAAATCAAACTTAAAAGATATTTTAAGTAAGCGTAGTTTATTATTTCCTAGTGTGTCCTTAGGTGCTGAATATATTTTTAATGATGAATTTATCACTCGATTTGATTATACATGGAAAAGTAGCATAGAAAAAATTATGAATTTATCAAAACCTACTTTAGGAGATGCAGTTGTTTCTTTTGCATGGAAATTTGGAAAATCTAATATCAACGATATGTTCACATCATATTCACCAGAAACATCTAATAAACAATATGTCGCACTGAATGAAAATATTAATTTTCCTTTTAATAGTACAGAATTAAGACCTATATCTTACGATAAATTAAAAAAAATTGATAATGAAATAAATAATATTAAATCAAAAAATATTTATATTACACTTTCAGGTCATACAGATAGAATAGGTAATAAAGAATACAATCAAAAATTATCTGAAGATCGTGCGTATAGTATTAAAAATTATTTTACTTCGCATGGAATATCTGAAAATCAAATAAATGTTCAAGGAATGGGAAATCAATATCCTTTAACTGATCAAGTATGTAAAAATATAGAAAGTCGACCTTTGTTAATTAGTTGTTTAGCACCTGATCGTCGTGTAGAAATTGAGGTTTCTGCTGATCAATAA
- the rsmC gene encoding 16S rRNA (guanine(1207)-N(2))-methyltransferase RsmC produces the protein MLFSQNSQLILRYQNIFKNKKIFFSGNIQDELPKYLFSIKTILHLSVKNDLYINNTKNINKIHIYYNLLVSEKVVKNYNTLIYYWPKSKSEAKFQLYNLLSCFSIGTTIFIVGNNSSGVKSSIKILEKWIKLNKLENAKHSILYTGILKSKTKFTLENFFKTHIWKNLYIKCLPGVFGYKKIDLGSKLLACTFSKSINGEILDVGCGSGFLSACLLKKSPNALVTMIDNKESAIISSKETLISNQLKAQVFSSNMYSSVFKKFDLIISNPPFHNDLKVNFNTVKGIIINAVKYLKKRGELRFVVNSCFNYDYILKKNFKKFNIINKTNLYTVYQALLN, from the coding sequence TTGTTATTCTCTCAAAATAGTCAACTTATATTACGTTATCAAAACATTTTTAAAAATAAAAAAATTTTTTTTTCAGGAAATATACAAGATGAATTACCAAAATATTTATTTAGTATAAAAACAATTTTACACCTTAGCGTAAAAAATGATCTTTATATAAATAATACAAAAAATATCAATAAGATTCATATATATTATAATTTACTTGTATCAGAAAAAGTTGTAAAAAATTATAATACACTTATTTACTATTGGCCTAAAAGTAAATCAGAAGCAAAATTTCAATTATATAACTTATTATCTTGTTTTTCTATTGGAACTACAATTTTTATTGTAGGAAATAATTCAAGCGGTGTAAAAAGTTCAATAAAAATATTAGAAAAATGGATAAAACTAAATAAACTAGAAAATGCAAAACATTCTATTTTATATACAGGTATTCTTAAAAGCAAAACAAAGTTCACATTAGAAAATTTTTTTAAAACACATATTTGGAAAAATTTATATATAAAATGTTTACCAGGAGTTTTTGGTTATAAAAAAATAGATTTAGGAAGTAAACTACTTGCTTGTACTTTTTCTAAAAGTATTAATGGTGAAATATTAGATGTAGGATGTGGATCTGGATTTTTATCAGCATGTTTACTTAAAAAATCACCAAATGCTCTTGTAACTATGATAGATAACAAAGAATCTGCAATAATATCAAGTAAAGAAACTCTTATTTCTAACCAATTAAAAGCACAAGTTTTTTCTAGTAATATGTACTCTAGTGTATTTAAAAAATTTGATTTGATTATATCAAATCCACCATTTCACAATGATTTAAAAGTAAATTTTAATACAGTAAAAGGCATTATCATTAATGCTGTAAAATATTTAAAAAAAAGAGGTGAACTAAGATTTGTGGTTAATAGCTGCTTTAATTATGATTATATCTTAAAGAAAAATTTTAAAAAATTTAATATTATTAATAAAACCAACTTGTATACAGTGTATCAAGCTTTATTAAACTAG
- the cspC gene encoding cold shock-like protein CspC: MSKIKGQVKWFNESKGFGFITPSNGSKDVFVHFSSIQGNGFKTLSEGQNVEFEIQDGQKGPSAINVCSI, translated from the coding sequence ATGAGTAAGATTAAAGGTCAAGTTAAGTGGTTTAACGAATCTAAAGGTTTTGGTTTTATTACGCCATCAAATGGAAGTAAAGATGTTTTTGTGCATTTTTCATCTATTCAAGGAAATGGTTTCAAAACATTATCCGAAGGACAAAATGTTGAATTTGAAATTCAAGATGGACAAAAAGGTCCTTCTGCAATCAACGTATGTTCTATATAA
- the pyrC gene encoding dihydroorotase: MSSLKKIKIIKPDDWHLHLRDGKILKKVLKYTQIFYQRAIIMPNLKNPIVNCKKAIAYKRSIINASKLNTKFEPLMTCYLTKETSLQELQYGFLKKIFIGAKLYPNQSTTNSKTGITKISEIFHILELMQKIKMPLLIHGEESNFNIDIYDREAIFIEKTLVPLRKLFPELKIILEHITTKEAVSYIEENNSLYLAGTITPHHLMFNRNNMFINGIQPNLYCLPILKRKIHQNALRKAISNGSTRFFLGSDSAPHLHKNKINVVGCAGIFNAPSSLLCYITIFEKMKALKHFESFCSKNGPNFYNIPINKESITLIKKPHKIIKKVNIEKDFIMPFLSGETVNWSIVK, translated from the coding sequence ATGTCTTCTTTAAAAAAAATAAAAATAATCAAACCTGATGATTGGCACCTTCATCTCAGAGATGGAAAAATTTTAAAAAAAGTTCTAAAATATACTCAAATATTTTATCAACGTGCAATAATTATGCCTAATCTTAAAAATCCTATTGTAAATTGTAAGAAAGCTATTGCTTATAAGCGAAGCATTATAAATGCATCTAAATTAAATACTAAATTTGAACCATTAATGACCTGTTATTTAACAAAAGAAACTTCTTTACAAGAACTACAATACGGTTTTTTAAAAAAAATATTTATAGGAGCAAAATTATATCCAAATCAATCTACAACAAATTCAAAAACAGGAATAACTAAGATTAGTGAAATTTTTCATATATTAGAACTTATGCAAAAAATTAAAATGCCATTACTAATTCACGGTGAAGAAAGTAACTTTAATATTGATATTTATGATCGAGAAGCTATATTTATTGAAAAAACGCTAGTACCATTACGTAAATTATTTCCAGAATTAAAAATAATACTAGAACATATTACTACTAAAGAAGCTGTTTCTTATATTGAAGAAAATAATTCATTGTATTTAGCAGGAACAATTACACCTCACCATTTAATGTTCAATAGAAATAATATGTTTATTAATGGAATTCAACCTAATCTTTATTGTTTACCTATTTTAAAAAGAAAGATACATCAAAATGCTTTAAGAAAAGCTATATCTAATGGAAGCACAAGATTTTTTTTAGGAAGTGATAGCGCACCACATTTACATAAAAATAAAATCAATGTAGTTGGATGTGCAGGAATATTTAATGCTCCATCATCTTTGTTATGTTATATTACTATTTTTGAAAAAATGAAAGCATTGAAACATTTTGAATCTTTTTGCTCAAAAAATGGACCAAATTTTTATAATATACCAATAAATAAAGAAAGTATTACATTAATAAAAAAACCTCATAAAATTATTAAAAAAGTTAATATTGAAAAAGATTTTATCATGCCTTTTTTATCTGGCGAAACAGTTAATTGGTCTATTGTTAAGTAA
- a CDS encoding flagellar biosynthesis protein FlgN, with product MKKLIDIFQKIDNILILLDKTMHEEYKNLLNPHTDIKKLSFIIEKKHDLLNQLTDAKKIQKSLEKSYNIFPPYLKFKKLNYFSNKIINKCLFLNKMSFKNKKLTKNKFYLNQNFLNLYKSYNNNGIYDINENLEN from the coding sequence ATGAAAAAATTAATCGATATTTTTCAAAAAATAGATAATATTCTTATTTTATTAGATAAAACAATGCATGAAGAATATAAAAATTTATTAAATCCTCACACTGATATAAAAAAATTATCTTTTATTATAGAAAAAAAACATGATTTGTTAAATCAGTTAACTGATGCAAAAAAAATACAGAAATCTCTTGAAAAGAGTTATAATATTTTTCCTCCTTATTTAAAATTTAAGAAATTAAATTATTTTTCAAATAAAATAATAAATAAATGTTTATTTTTAAATAAAATGAGCTTTAAAAATAAAAAACTAACAAAAAATAAATTTTATTTAAATCAAAATTTTTTAAATTTGTATAAATCTTATAATAATAACGGAATTTACGATATTAATGAAAACTTAGAAAATTAA
- the murJ gene encoding murein biosynthesis integral membrane protein MurJ has protein sequence MNLLKSLFSLSFMTLISRVLGFFRDLTIAHIFGVSIYTDAFFIAFKIPNLLRRLFFEGAFSQSFVPILIYYKSNKKIKHTKDFIASLSGLTIILLSIIILLGIIFSNYLIALSAPGFNKSFQKFKISCTLLEIMFPYILLVSLSSLYSSILNSWNYFAIPALSPSILNITIIICAIFFNDFFEPSILILSWSVIIGGFIQLIYQFPYLSKINMLITPKLNFKNIGLIKVIKKIGPSLIGSSANQISLIFNTIFSSLLNSGSISWMYYADRLIEFPIGILGVSLSTILFTSLSKSYSKNRLKEYKNLLNRGFRIALILSLPTSIVLFVLAKPLIIILFQYGKFTDFDVLMTQKALELYSFGLVAFILVKILSAAFYASQEINIPTRISLFSLFITQILNPCLIFYFQHAGLALSFSISGWINFFLLYWKLYQKKLINFNFNELIFIFRLFIAIFSMTFVLIFMLYFIPLYSIHSFFIKIICVFTILFVTGIIYLISLYFLGISFFK, from the coding sequence ATGAATCTTTTAAAATCTCTATTTTCTCTTAGTTTTATGACATTAATATCACGTGTATTAGGTTTTTTTAGAGATCTCACAATTGCTCATATTTTTGGTGTTTCTATTTATACTGATGCTTTTTTTATAGCTTTTAAAATTCCAAATTTATTACGTAGATTATTTTTCGAGGGCGCTTTTTCTCAATCTTTTGTTCCTATTTTAATATACTATAAATCAAATAAAAAAATAAAGCATACAAAAGATTTTATTGCATCTTTATCAGGTCTAACTATTATTTTATTATCTATTATAATACTTTTAGGAATAATATTTTCTAATTATTTAATTGCATTGAGCGCACCAGGTTTTAATAAGTCATTTCAAAAATTTAAAATATCTTGTACTTTATTAGAAATTATGTTTCCTTATATTTTATTAGTTTCTTTGTCTTCATTATATTCTTCTATTTTAAATAGTTGGAATTATTTTGCTATTCCTGCGCTTTCACCAAGTATTTTAAATATTACTATTATTATTTGTGCTATTTTTTTTAATGATTTTTTCGAACCTTCAATTTTAATATTATCTTGGTCTGTTATTATAGGAGGATTTATTCAATTAATATATCAATTTCCATATTTGTCAAAAATAAATATGTTAATAACACCAAAGTTAAATTTTAAAAATATTGGTCTTATAAAAGTAATAAAAAAAATAGGACCATCTCTTATTGGGTCTTCCGCAAATCAAATTTCTTTGATTTTTAATACCATTTTTAGTTCATTATTAAATTCAGGCTCTATATCTTGGATGTATTATGCTGATAGATTGATTGAATTTCCAATAGGAATTCTTGGTGTTTCTTTAAGTACAATTTTATTTACATCTTTATCTAAAAGTTATTCAAAAAACCGATTAAAAGAATATAAAAATTTACTTAATCGAGGATTTCGAATTGCTTTGATTTTATCTTTACCTACTTCTATTGTATTATTTGTTCTTGCTAAACCATTAATTATTATATTATTTCAATATGGAAAATTTACAGATTTTGATGTTTTAATGACACAAAAAGCATTAGAATTATATTCTTTTGGTTTAGTTGCTTTTATTTTAGTTAAAATTTTATCTGCAGCTTTTTATGCATCCCAAGAAATAAATATTCCAACACGAATTTCACTTTTTTCTTTATTTATAACACAGATATTAAATCCATGTTTAATTTTTTATTTTCAACATGCAGGTTTAGCTTTATCTTTTAGTATATCTGGATGGATAAATTTTTTTTTATTATATTGGAAATTATATCAAAAAAAACTCATTAATTTTAATTTCAATGAATTAATTTTTATTTTTCGTTTATTCATTGCAATATTTTCTATGACATTTGTTTTAATTTTTATGTTATATTTTATACCTCTATATAGTATTCATTCTTTTTTTATTAAAATAATATGTGTATTTACAATTTTATTTGTTACTGGAATAATTTATTTAATTAGTTTATATTTTTTAGGAATATCTTTTTTTAAATAA
- the minD gene encoding septum site-determining protein MinD, with amino-acid sequence MTRIIVVTSGKGGVGKTTSSAAIATGLAKKGKKTVVIDFDIGLRNLDLIMGCERRVVYDFINVIQDEAKIHQALIKDKKTKNLFILPASQTRDKDALTHLGVEKVLNELIKMNFDFIICDSPAGIEKGAILSLYFADEAIITANPEVSSVRDSDRILGIISSKSKRSEQNNTPIKEYLLLTRYNPTRVKNGEMLSMNDVLDILRIPIIGVIPEDTSVLRASNQGESVILDKNSNAGHAYFDTVNRLLGENHKFRFIEEEKKSFLRRLFGR; translated from the coding sequence ATGACACGGATTATTGTAGTTACCTCAGGGAAAGGAGGTGTAGGTAAAACTACTTCAAGTGCTGCTATTGCAACTGGTTTGGCAAAAAAAGGAAAAAAAACTGTTGTTATAGATTTTGATATAGGTTTAAGAAATTTAGATTTAATTATGGGATGCGAACGTAGAGTAGTATATGATTTTATTAATGTTATTCAAGATGAAGCAAAAATCCATCAAGCTTTGATTAAAGATAAAAAAACAAAAAATTTATTTATTTTACCAGCATCTCAGACTCGAGATAAAGATGCTTTGACACATTTAGGAGTTGAAAAAGTTTTAAATGAATTAATTAAAATGAATTTTGATTTTATTATTTGCGACTCACCTGCTGGTATTGAGAAAGGAGCTATTTTATCATTATATTTTGCAGATGAAGCTATTATTACTGCAAATCCAGAAGTTTCTTCAGTTCGAGATTCCGATCGAATATTAGGAATTATATCATCTAAATCAAAAAGATCCGAACAGAACAATACTCCTATTAAGGAGTATCTTTTATTAACACGTTATAATCCAACACGAGTTAAAAACGGTGAAATGCTAAGTATGAATGATGTTTTAGATATACTTCGAATACCAATTATTGGTGTAATTCCTGAAGATACTTCTGTGTTAAGAGCATCAAATCAAGGAGAATCTGTAATTTTAGATAAAAATTCTAATGCAGGACATGCGTATTTTGATACAGTAAATCGATTACTAGGTGAAAATCATAAATTTCGTTTTATTGAAGAAGAAAAAAAAAGTTTTTTACGACGTTTATTCGGGAGATAG
- the tsaB gene encoding tRNA (adenosine(37)-N6)-threonylcarbamoyltransferase complex dimerization subunit type 1 TsaB encodes MIHKVLLLANIKLKELNYIAFSTGPGNFTGIRIAIGIAQSLSLSLKIPILSVSTLAIIAEKAWRKYNQKKILVAVYCSNNKVYWAEYIKDNKLLWIGEKTESLLNFYEVKKKIQYFNNDWLLVGNSWEKVNYKNILNFKKIKIISPNAKDIIPFSLFNIKNKNFLHAIEVIPNYLNNIF; translated from the coding sequence ATGATTCATAAAGTACTATTACTTGCGAATATAAAACTCAAAGAACTGAATTACATAGCTTTTTCAACAGGACCAGGTAATTTTACTGGAATACGAATTGCAATAGGAATTGCACAAAGTTTATCTTTAAGTTTAAAAATTCCTATTTTAAGCGTTTCAACTTTAGCTATTATAGCTGAAAAAGCATGGCGAAAATATAATCAAAAAAAAATATTAGTTGCTGTGTATTGTAGTAATAATAAAGTATATTGGGCTGAATATATTAAAGATAATAAATTATTATGGATTGGAGAAAAAACAGAATCTTTACTGAATTTTTATGAAGTTAAAAAAAAAATACAGTATTTTAATAATGATTGGTTACTTGTTGGTAATTCATGGGAAAAAGTTAATTATAAAAATATTTTAAATTTTAAAAAAATAAAAATTATATCGCCTAATGCAAAAGATATAATTCCATTTTCTTTGTTTAATATAAAAAATAAAAATTTCTTACATGCTATAGAAGTAATTCCTAATTATTTGAATAATATTTTTTAA
- the htpX gene encoding protease HtpX, producing MIRIILFLLTNLAVTSTFALILALTGIDSESIYGILIISSLFGFSGSLVSLLISKWIALRSVNGRIIKSPSNDVEKWLFETIQKQSIKKGIKTPQIATYDAVGINAFATGARRNSALIAVSSGLLEKMTRNEAEAVLGHEISHIANGDMITMSLIQGVVNTFVIFISRIISQILNSIFLSNNDENNENEKHSFIFFIISTILEITFGILASIITMWFSRHREFYADASSAKLVGREKMIAALNKLKSSYELQESDSIIAFCINGKAKSTVELFASHPSLDKRIEALNNKKYM from the coding sequence ATGATACGTATTATTCTTTTCTTATTAACTAACTTAGCAGTTACATCAACATTTGCTTTAATTCTAGCTTTAACAGGAATTGATTCTGAGAGTATTTATGGGATATTAATTATTTCTAGTTTATTTGGTTTTAGTGGCTCGCTTGTATCACTTCTTATATCTAAATGGATCGCATTACGCTCAGTAAATGGTAGAATTATTAAATCTCCTAGCAACGATGTAGAAAAATGGCTATTTGAAACTATACAAAAACAATCAATAAAAAAAGGAATAAAAACACCTCAAATCGCTACATACGATGCTGTTGGGATTAATGCGTTTGCAACAGGAGCTCGTCGAAATTCAGCATTAATTGCAGTATCTTCAGGATTATTAGAGAAAATGACTCGAAATGAAGCAGAAGCAGTTCTCGGTCATGAAATTAGTCATATCGCTAATGGTGATATGATTACAATGAGTTTAATACAGGGAGTAGTAAATACTTTTGTTATTTTTATATCTCGTATTATTTCACAGATATTAAATAGTATATTCTTAAGTAATAATGATGAAAATAATGAAAACGAAAAACATTCATTTATTTTTTTTATAATTTCAACAATATTAGAAATAACATTTGGTATCCTTGCAAGTATTATAACTATGTGGTTTTCTAGGCATCGAGAATTCTACGCTGATGCTAGTTCTGCAAAATTAGTCGGTCGTGAAAAAATGATTGCTGCATTAAATAAATTAAAATCAAGTTATGAATTACAAGAATCTGATAGCATTATTGCGTTTTGTATTAATGGAAAAGCTAAATCAACTGTAGAATTATTTGCTTCTCACCCTTCTTTAGACAAAAGAATAGAAGCTTTGAATAATAAAAAATACATGTAA
- a CDS encoding TerC family protein produces MDFFLEPSTWAGLLTLVVLEVVLGIDNLIFVAILSEKLPPNQRDKARLIGLGFALIMRLGLLSLISWVVTLTSPIINNRFFVLSVRDLILLIGGLFLLFKATIELHERLENEDHENTENKNYASFWAVVIQIVILDAVFSLDAIITAVGIVNQLLIMMIAVILAAIFMLLASKALTNFINLHQTVVVLCLSFLLMIGFSLVAEALKFYIPKGYLYAAIGFSILIEIFNQIARHNFMKNQSRKPMRQRAAEAILRLMIREKNKSTKQTQLDNNEKTSIIPSLETETFKDEEKYMINGVLTLAGRSIKSIMTPRSNISWVNTEKSTNEIRAQLLDTPHSLFPVCKGELDEIIGIVRAKELLVAIEKNIDVYKFSAQIPPIIIPDTLDPINLLGVLRRAQGSFVIVSNEFGVVQGLITPLDVLEAIAGEFPDADETPDIIKEQNSWLVKGETDLHSLQQLLNTKELIKEDDCASLGGLLIAQNGQLPIPGEIININSFSFHIVKATEYRIDLVRIIKN; encoded by the coding sequence ATGGATTTTTTTTTAGAACCGTCAACTTGGGCCGGCTTATTAACACTAGTTGTTTTAGAAGTAGTACTAGGAATTGATAATTTAATTTTTGTGGCAATTTTATCAGAAAAATTACCTCCTAATCAAAGAGATAAAGCGCGTTTAATTGGTTTAGGATTTGCTTTGATCATGAGATTAGGATTATTGTCTCTAATATCTTGGGTTGTAACTTTAACTTCTCCTATTATTAATAATAGATTTTTTGTTTTGTCAGTACGTGATTTAATTTTACTCATCGGCGGATTGTTTTTATTGTTTAAAGCTACAATTGAACTTCATGAACGCCTAGAAAATGAAGATCATGAAAATACAGAAAATAAAAACTATGCTAGTTTTTGGGCTGTAGTTATTCAAATTGTTATATTAGATGCAGTTTTTTCATTAGATGCAATTATCACAGCAGTTGGAATAGTTAATCAATTATTAATTATGATGATTGCGGTTATATTAGCTGCGATATTTATGTTATTAGCTTCAAAAGCATTAACTAATTTTATTAATTTACATCAAACTGTGGTAGTTTTATGTCTTAGTTTTTTATTAATGATTGGTTTTAGTTTAGTTGCAGAAGCATTAAAATTTTATATTCCAAAAGGATATTTATATGCAGCCATAGGGTTTTCAATTCTAATTGAAATATTTAATCAAATAGCTCGACATAATTTTATGAAAAATCAATCTAGGAAACCTATGAGACAAAGAGCAGCTGAAGCAATTTTACGATTAATGATAAGAGAAAAAAATAAAAGTACGAAACAAACACAATTAGATAACAATGAAAAAACATCTATTATCCCTTCATTGGAAACAGAAACATTTAAAGATGAAGAAAAATATATGATTAATGGAGTTCTTACACTAGCAGGACGCTCAATTAAAAGCATTATGACACCAAGAAGTAATATATCTTGGGTTAATACAGAAAAAAGTACTAACGAAATTCGAGCTCAACTATTAGATACACCTCACAGTTTATTTCCAGTTTGTAAAGGTGAATTAGACGAAATTATTGGTATTGTACGTGCTAAAGAATTATTAGTAGCTATTGAAAAAAATATAGACGTTTATAAGTTTTCTGCTCAAATACCACCTATCATTATACCTGACACTCTCGATCCTATAAATCTTTTAGGTGTTCTTCGCCGTGCTCAAGGGAGCTTTGTAATTGTTAGTAATGAATTTGGTGTAGTACAAGGTTTAATCACCCCATTAGATGTTTTAGAAGCTATAGCTGGAGAATTTCCAGATGCTGATGAAACACCAGATATTATAAAAGAACAGAATAGCTGGTTAGTTAAAGGAGAAACGGATTTACATTCATTACAACAATTACTAAATACAAAAGAACTTATTAAAGAAGATGATTGCGCTTCTTTAGGAGGGTTGCTCATAGCTCAAAATGGTCAACTACCTATTCCAGGAGAAATAATTAATATTAATTCTTTTTCTTTTCATATTGTAAAAGCAACAGAATATCGTATTGATTTAGTTCGAATTATTAAAAATTAA
- the minE gene encoding cell division topological specificity factor MinE encodes MALLDFFLSRNKNTAHIAKERLQIIVAERRKFQNEPDYFPQLKREILSVICKHVNIDPNMVTIQLEQKNEEISILELNVVLPD; translated from the coding sequence ATGGCTTTATTAGATTTTTTTTTATCCCGGAACAAAAACACTGCTCATATAGCTAAAGAAAGATTGCAAATTATTGTTGCAGAACGAAGAAAATTTCAAAATGAACCAGATTATTTTCCACAATTAAAACGTGAAATACTTTCTGTAATTTGTAAACATGTGAATATAGATCCTAACATGGTTACTATACAGTTAGAACAAAAAAATGAAGAAATTTCTATATTAGAATTAAATGTTGTTTTGCCAGATTAA
- the minC gene encoding septum site-determining protein MinC has protein sequence MQKTSIEIKGSNFTLLVLYLKSNNIDLINKSLYKKIQEYPQFFKNAPIILNVSHLSLNQTNWRKIKEVIISHSFFIVGVTGCKDDYLKKIIIDSGLPILLEGKKTEKTENTENNINQNISFFYKKHNFKNIISKKVTKKTEKTHIINTPVRSGQKIYAKYSDLIVTNNVSAGAELVADGNIHIYGSVRGRVLAGANGDITSNIFCTALFAELLSISGEYWLSDQIPLKFIGKSAQIYLSNKVLTINSLS, from the coding sequence ATGCAAAAAACGTCTATCGAAATAAAAGGTAGTAATTTCACATTATTAGTATTATACCTAAAAAGCAATAATATAGACTTAATTAATAAGTCATTATATAAGAAAATTCAAGAATATCCCCAATTTTTTAAAAATGCACCTATTATTCTTAACGTATCACATTTGTCATTGAATCAAACAAATTGGAGAAAAATAAAAGAAGTTATTATTTCACATAGTTTTTTTATTGTAGGTGTTACTGGTTGTAAAGATGACTATCTTAAAAAAATTATTATTGATTCAGGTTTACCTATTTTATTAGAAGGAAAAAAAACAGAAAAAACAGAAAACACAGAAAATAATATAAATCAAAATATTAGTTTTTTTTATAAAAAACATAATTTTAAAAATATAATTAGTAAAAAAGTAACAAAAAAAACAGAAAAAACACATATTATAAATACACCTGTTCGTTCAGGCCAAAAAATATATGCTAAATATTCTGATTTAATAGTCACAAATAATGTTAGTGCTGGAGCAGAATTAGTTGCTGATGGGAACATTCATATTTATGGATCAGTACGAGGCAGAGTACTTGCAGGTGCTAATGGTGACATTACAAGCAATATATTTTGTACAGCATTATTTGCTGAGCTATTATCAATATCTGGTGAATATTGGTTATCAGATCAAATACCATTAAAATTTATTGGAAAATCAGCTCAAATTTATTTAAGTAATAAAGTTTTAACTATAAATTCTCTTAGTTAA